A window of the Aeromicrobium phoceense genome harbors these coding sequences:
- a CDS encoding glycosyltransferase — translation MNRARASIVIPAHDEERVIGRTIEAALDGLDPADFETVVVCNATTDATARVAAAYDGVRVVEIPTASKTAALNAGDAAVSAFPRIYLDADVVLSPGALEAVVGALESGHLAAAPRPMFDMTGLSLPCRAYYAIRSRLGYVRHHVIGAGVYALSEQGRARFGAFPDVIADDGFVYAHFEHAERHNPDGATFTVHPPRTLRSLYRRQVRIVAGNQELAALGHRVQAPRPTWRDIVREEPRLLPAAVVYLTVTVAARLHARVRSTRAWNRDETSRGPVDAGAGR, via the coding sequence ATGAACCGGGCCCGCGCGAGCATCGTGATTCCGGCCCACGACGAGGAGCGCGTCATCGGCCGCACGATCGAGGCGGCGCTCGACGGCCTCGACCCGGCCGACTTCGAGACCGTCGTGGTCTGCAACGCCACCACCGACGCCACCGCCCGGGTCGCCGCGGCGTACGACGGCGTCCGGGTCGTGGAGATCCCCACCGCCTCCAAGACCGCTGCCCTGAACGCCGGCGACGCGGCTGTCTCGGCCTTCCCGCGCATCTACCTGGACGCCGACGTCGTGCTGTCGCCCGGCGCCCTCGAGGCGGTCGTCGGCGCGCTCGAGTCGGGACACCTCGCGGCGGCACCCCGGCCGATGTTCGACATGACGGGCCTCTCGCTCCCGTGCCGGGCCTACTACGCGATCCGCTCGCGGCTGGGCTACGTCAGGCACCACGTGATCGGCGCGGGGGTCTACGCCCTGTCGGAGCAGGGCCGCGCCCGCTTCGGCGCCTTCCCCGATGTCATCGCCGACGACGGCTTCGTCTACGCCCACTTCGAGCACGCCGAGCGCCACAACCCCGACGGTGCCACCTTCACGGTGCATCCCCCGCGCACCCTGCGCTCGCTCTACCGCCGCCAGGTGCGCATCGTCGCCGGCAACCAGGAGCTGGCCGCGCTCGGCCACCGGGTGCAGGCGCCGCGGCCCACGTGGCGCGACATCGTCCGCGAGGAGCCGCGCCTGCTGCCCGCCGCCGTCGTCTACCTGACGGTCACCGTCGCGGCCCGCCTGCACGCGCGGGTGCGCTCGACGCGTGCGTGGAACCGCGACGAGACCTCGCGCGGGCCGGTCGACGCGGGAGCGGGTCGCTGA
- a CDS encoding glycosyltransferase: MSAADLAIVIVTYNSADWVGRCLDSLPAALGDLSAELVVVDNASVDDSAEVVQRHAPHARLLRNDANVGFARAVNQGAAASSAPWVLMLNPDMDARPGSLAELVDFARRHPGHGMYGGRTLTTEGDLEPSSCWGLPSLWSTFCFASGLSTVFRHSTVFDPESLGRWPRDTVREVGMITGCLLLVERDLWNRLGGFDERYFVYGEDADLSARARSLGARPVIDPAVEVVHAVGRSSEGTAGSKPLLLAGKITYARTHHGRGAPLGVALLRAGVGLRALGSRLTGRGAKWLATWRRRGEWWDGFPGEAR, encoded by the coding sequence GTGAGCGCCGCCGACCTGGCGATCGTCATCGTCACCTACAACAGCGCCGACTGGGTGGGCCGCTGCCTGGACTCGCTCCCGGCCGCCCTCGGCGACCTGTCCGCCGAGCTCGTCGTCGTGGACAACGCGTCGGTCGATGACAGCGCCGAGGTCGTGCAGCGCCACGCTCCGCACGCCCGGCTGCTGCGCAACGACGCCAACGTGGGCTTCGCCCGCGCCGTGAACCAGGGTGCCGCCGCCAGCTCCGCGCCGTGGGTGCTGATGCTCAACCCGGACATGGACGCCCGTCCCGGCTCGCTCGCCGAGCTCGTCGACTTCGCCCGCCGCCACCCGGGCCACGGCATGTACGGCGGTCGCACGCTCACCACCGAGGGCGATCTCGAGCCCTCGTCGTGCTGGGGGCTGCCGAGCCTGTGGAGCACGTTCTGCTTCGCGTCGGGCCTGTCCACCGTCTTCCGCCACTCCACCGTCTTCGATCCCGAGTCGCTCGGCCGCTGGCCGCGCGACACGGTGCGCGAGGTCGGCATGATCACCGGATGCCTGCTGCTCGTCGAGCGCGACCTGTGGAACCGCCTCGGCGGCTTCGACGAGCGCTACTTCGTCTACGGCGAGGACGCCGACCTCAGCGCCCGCGCGCGCTCGCTCGGCGCCCGGCCCGTCATCGATCCCGCGGTCGAGGTCGTCCACGCCGTCGGCCGCTCGTCGGAGGGCACGGCAGGCAGCAAGCCGCTGCTGCTGGCCGGCAAGATCACCTACGCCCGCACCCACCACGGTCGAGGCGCCCCACTGGGCGTCGCGCTGCTGCGGGCCGGAGTCGGTCTGCGCGCCCTCGGCTCTCGGCTCACCGGCCGCGGCGCGAAGTGGCTCGCCACCTGGCGTCGTCGCGGCGAGTGGTGGGATGGCTTCCCCGGCGAGGCGCGATGA
- a CDS encoding acyltransferase yields the protein MSDGRPGSSAARRVLRPRTWRRWARMANFAGYDGASIDDATIGAGVRLSPTVSVRNGSRVTIGDGSHIGQGSCLWAGDSNGRITLGDHALLGPDVFITASNYDFDAGPGPVMDLPKREADVVIGANTWLGTRVVVLPGVTIGDGTIVAAGAVVTRDLPPDSVAAGVPAKVVRRRGAAT from the coding sequence ATGAGCGACGGTCGACCGGGTTCGAGTGCGGCGCGACGCGTCCTGCGCCCCCGCACGTGGCGTCGCTGGGCGCGGATGGCGAACTTCGCCGGGTACGACGGCGCCTCGATCGACGACGCCACGATCGGCGCGGGCGTGCGCCTCTCCCCCACCGTCTCGGTGCGCAACGGCAGCCGCGTCACGATCGGCGACGGCTCGCACATCGGTCAGGGCAGCTGCCTGTGGGCCGGCGACTCCAACGGCCGCATCACCCTGGGCGACCACGCCCTCCTGGGCCCCGACGTCTTCATCACCGCCTCGAACTACGACTTCGACGCGGGGCCGGGACCCGTCATGGACCTGCCCAAGCGCGAGGCCGACGTCGTCATCGGCGCGAACACCTGGCTGGGCACGCGGGTCGTCGTGCTGCCGGGCGTCACGATCGGCGACGGCACGATCGTGGCCGCCGGCGCCGTGGTCACCCGCGACCTGCCGCCCGACTCGGTGGCCGCCGGCGTCCCCGCCAAGGTCGTGCGCCGCCGCGGTGCCGCCACGTGA
- a CDS encoding lipopolysaccharide biosynthesis protein — protein MSEDTGLARHTSISVLWMTAQRWITRLGGFLTIIILTRILSPEDFGVAATATTLLPLIYVLADAGFSAYLVQADEVDERTLATAFWFSLVSGAALAGVIALAAPFIGAALDVPEAAPLLQVMGLSVLAVAVGSVPMALLRRAMEFRKLALIEANAAIIAQVVAITVAVTGGGAWALVLQVLCGQTIVLVSVWIVARWRPHPGFSLARFKVMVAFGSHVVGSGLVYALRVWAETAIVVAGLGVREMGFLSIAQRLVQTAQDLSISALLPVSMAAFAKIRDSVDRLRGFYLRASAVAYAVITPLMVFLAVAAPEVVELLFGADKAESALVVPALAIMAIAGVGWAVDQALLVGTGHPGRWFAFIAVIYSLALLVSLYLVQFGLIAVVTGWAAIAVAEALLRSIPVAPVIGATRWQVMAPFVSVVPTAVLAGAAGWGVLWLADPLPLLVEIFLGGTAVLVTYLVAMALLKPATTATVLSVLPGRIAGPVRAVLGRRLRVGDESPGA, from the coding sequence ATGAGCGAAGACACCGGACTCGCCCGGCACACCTCGATCAGCGTCCTGTGGATGACCGCGCAGCGCTGGATCACCCGGCTCGGCGGCTTCCTGACGATCATCATCCTCACCCGGATCCTGTCGCCCGAGGACTTCGGCGTCGCCGCCACGGCCACGACGCTGCTCCCGCTGATCTACGTCCTGGCCGACGCGGGCTTCTCGGCATACCTCGTCCAGGCCGACGAGGTCGACGAGCGCACGCTGGCCACCGCGTTCTGGTTCTCGCTCGTGTCCGGTGCGGCCCTCGCCGGGGTGATCGCGCTCGCGGCGCCGTTCATCGGCGCGGCGCTCGACGTGCCCGAGGCCGCTCCGCTCCTGCAGGTCATGGGCCTGTCCGTGCTCGCCGTCGCGGTCGGCTCCGTGCCGATGGCGCTGCTGCGGCGCGCGATGGAGTTCCGCAAGCTGGCCCTGATCGAGGCCAACGCGGCCATCATCGCCCAGGTCGTGGCGATCACCGTCGCGGTCACCGGCGGGGGCGCCTGGGCGCTGGTGCTGCAGGTCCTGTGCGGCCAGACGATCGTGCTGGTCTCGGTGTGGATCGTGGCGCGCTGGCGGCCCCATCCCGGCTTCTCGCTCGCGCGGTTCAAGGTGATGGTCGCGTTCGGCTCGCACGTCGTCGGCAGCGGGCTCGTGTACGCGCTGCGTGTCTGGGCCGAGACGGCGATCGTCGTCGCCGGGCTCGGCGTGCGCGAGATGGGCTTCCTCTCGATCGCCCAGCGGCTGGTGCAGACGGCCCAGGACCTCTCGATCTCGGCGCTGCTCCCGGTCTCCATGGCCGCGTTCGCGAAGATCCGCGACTCCGTCGACCGGCTACGCGGCTTCTACCTGCGCGCCTCGGCGGTCGCGTACGCCGTGATCACGCCGCTCATGGTGTTCCTCGCGGTCGCGGCGCCCGAGGTCGTGGAGCTGCTCTTCGGCGCCGACAAGGCCGAGAGCGCGCTCGTGGTCCCGGCGCTGGCGATCATGGCGATCGCGGGAGTGGGCTGGGCCGTCGACCAGGCGCTCCTGGTGGGCACGGGTCACCCGGGCCGCTGGTTCGCCTTCATCGCGGTGATCTACAGCCTCGCGCTGCTCGTCTCGCTGTACCTCGTCCAGTTCGGGCTGATCGCGGTCGTCACGGGCTGGGCCGCCATCGCGGTCGCCGAGGCGCTGCTGCGCTCGATCCCCGTGGCGCCGGTCATCGGCGCGACGCGGTGGCAGGTCATGGCACCGTTCGTCAGCGTCGTGCCCACCGCGGTGCTGGCGGGGGCGGCCGGCTGGGGCGTGCTCTGGCTGGCCGACCCGCTGCCGCTCCTCGTCGAGATCTTCCTGGGCGGGACGGCGGTTCTCGTCACCTACCTCGTGGCGATGGCCCTGCTCAAGCCCGCGACGACGGCCACGGTGCTGTCGGTGCTCCCCGGTCGCATCGCGGGTCCGGTGCGCGCCGTGCTCGGCCGTCGCCTCCGCGTCGGGGACGAGTCCCCGGGCGCCTGA
- a CDS encoding glycosyltransferase, with protein MRLLLVVSTAHPESVGEAWIAHQWIRRLAERHDVTVLCYRQRAGLPLTGTVEGARVIEWDEPPLIGRHERFKAMLNPGYYPFAWRARRWIRRALARGERFDLAHQITPVSLRFASPLRDDRIPYVIGPVGGSLESPPAFADQEGGAPWFTGLRRLDRFRLRRSPALRATFANASLVVGIADYVRDQLGDIPVRDFTTMSDTGIEVLPPAAPGSDRTRDVRLLYVGRVIRNKGVRDAVRALHLLPRGTATLDVVGDGYDRAACEALAAELGIADLVRFHGRVDHEAVDDFYAAADVFVFPSYREAGGIVVIEALSHGLPVVACDRGGPSSTVTDDCGIRVPVTDPEQLARDLADALTRLCADPGLRARLAAGARERSAEVSLWDSRVEHLETLYRRALEGR; from the coding sequence GTGAGGCTCCTGCTGGTCGTCTCGACGGCGCACCCGGAGTCCGTCGGCGAGGCGTGGATCGCGCACCAGTGGATCCGCCGGCTCGCGGAGCGCCACGACGTCACGGTCCTGTGCTACCGCCAGAGGGCCGGGCTGCCGCTGACCGGGACGGTCGAGGGCGCCCGCGTCATCGAGTGGGACGAGCCTCCGCTGATCGGGCGCCACGAGCGCTTCAAGGCCATGCTGAACCCCGGCTACTACCCCTTCGCGTGGCGGGCCCGCCGCTGGATCCGCCGGGCGCTCGCCCGCGGCGAGCGCTTCGACCTCGCCCACCAGATCACCCCGGTGTCCCTGCGCTTCGCCTCGCCGCTGCGGGACGACCGCATCCCGTACGTGATCGGACCCGTCGGGGGCAGCCTCGAGTCGCCGCCCGCCTTCGCCGACCAGGAGGGCGGCGCCCCGTGGTTCACCGGGCTGCGCCGGCTCGACCGGTTCCGCCTGCGGCGCAGCCCCGCCCTGCGCGCCACGTTCGCGAACGCCTCGCTCGTCGTGGGCATCGCCGACTACGTGCGCGACCAGCTGGGCGACATCCCCGTGCGGGACTTCACCACGATGAGCGACACCGGCATCGAGGTCCTGCCGCCGGCCGCCCCAGGATCCGACCGCACCCGGGACGTGCGACTGCTCTACGTGGGCCGCGTCATCCGCAACAAGGGCGTCCGCGACGCCGTCCGCGCCCTGCACCTGCTTCCCCGCGGCACCGCCACCCTCGACGTCGTCGGCGACGGGTACGACCGGGCCGCGTGCGAGGCGTTGGCCGCCGAGCTCGGCATCGCCGACCTCGTCCGCTTCCACGGTCGCGTGGACCACGAGGCGGTCGACGACTTCTACGCGGCCGCCGACGTCTTCGTCTTTCCCAGCTACCGCGAGGCCGGCGGCATCGTCGTGATCGAGGCGCTCTCGCACGGTCTGCCGGTGGTGGCGTGCGACCGCGGGGGTCCGTCGAGCACCGTCACCGACGACTGCGGCATCCGGGTGCCCGTCACCGATCCCGAGCAGCTGGCGCGCGACCTCGCCGACGCCCTCACCCGGCTGTGCGCCGATCCGGGCCTGAGGGCCCGCCTCGCCGCGGGAGCGCGGGAGCGCAGTGCGGAGGTCTCGCTCTGGGACAGCCGCGTCGAGCACCTGGAGACGCTCTACCGCCGCGCCCTCGAGGGTCGCTGA
- a CDS encoding O-antigen ligase family protein, with amino-acid sequence MSSSVRTPARMDSVTWLLLYLTILYAIPSRLVVPALGSAGSPSMLVGLISLGGWALYQVGRTTSQSHAREVLPVRRALFGFVGCVAIPYVVAMSRPIDFDEISPVNVAMAVVLSWSGTLLVAHDGISSMERARTLATGLAWAGGLMAFLGIMQVVTSDPIINRISIPGLSAAQFEVFTRGDTIRPSATATHPIEFGVIMAMMLPFTLHAAFHTTHGRRLLQWIPTLMVGVTIALTFSRSAYVSAAVAAAVLVIGWPRERRRLFLAGAFAMAVVLFAAVPRLFGTIQSLFRNVGTDPSITSRTDSYEIAWAYIAQSPFFGRGLGSFLPKYRIFDNQYLLLMVSIGLVGTAAFLLLAVAGLWVSLRVRLLAEDEDTRDLGLSLLAAIAAGATGMALFDAFAFPMTMGTYFLLLGMAGAVHRIVVLEPRRPAALAQTKPAVPHPRRWVGAVRRRLRRAR; translated from the coding sequence ATGAGCTCGTCCGTCCGGACTCCGGCGCGGATGGACTCGGTCACCTGGCTCCTGCTCTACCTGACCATCCTCTACGCGATCCCGTCCCGGCTGGTCGTCCCCGCGCTCGGCAGCGCCGGCTCGCCCTCGATGCTGGTCGGCCTGATCAGCCTCGGCGGCTGGGCGCTCTACCAGGTGGGGCGCACCACCAGCCAGAGTCACGCGCGCGAGGTGCTGCCCGTCCGGCGCGCCCTGTTCGGCTTCGTGGGCTGTGTCGCGATCCCCTACGTCGTGGCGATGTCCCGGCCGATCGACTTCGACGAGATCAGCCCCGTGAACGTCGCGATGGCGGTCGTCCTCTCGTGGTCGGGCACGCTGCTGGTCGCGCACGACGGCATCTCCTCCATGGAGCGCGCCCGCACGCTGGCAACGGGCCTGGCGTGGGCCGGTGGCCTGATGGCGTTCCTGGGCATCATGCAGGTCGTCACGAGCGACCCGATCATCAACCGGATCTCCATCCCGGGGCTGTCCGCCGCGCAGTTCGAGGTGTTCACGCGCGGCGACACGATCCGGCCATCGGCCACCGCGACGCACCCGATCGAGTTCGGCGTGATCATGGCGATGATGCTGCCGTTCACGCTGCACGCGGCGTTCCACACCACGCACGGGCGACGGCTGCTGCAGTGGATCCCCACGCTCATGGTGGGTGTCACGATCGCCCTGACCTTCTCGCGCTCGGCCTACGTCAGCGCCGCGGTCGCCGCGGCGGTGCTGGTGATCGGCTGGCCGCGCGAGCGTCGTCGGCTCTTCCTCGCCGGCGCCTTCGCGATGGCGGTGGTGCTGTTCGCCGCCGTGCCCCGGCTGTTCGGCACGATCCAGTCGCTGTTCCGCAACGTCGGCACCGACCCGAGCATCACGTCGCGCACCGACAGCTACGAGATCGCCTGGGCGTACATCGCGCAGTCGCCCTTCTTCGGCCGCGGCCTGGGCTCGTTCCTGCCCAAGTACCGGATCTTCGACAACCAGTACCTGCTGCTCATGGTCAGCATCGGCCTGGTCGGCACGGCGGCCTTCCTGCTGCTCGCCGTGGCGGGCCTGTGGGTGTCGCTGCGGGTGCGCCTGCTGGCCGAGGACGAGGACACGCGCGACCTGGGCCTGTCGCTGCTGGCCGCCATCGCCGCCGGCGCCACGGGCATGGCCCTGTTCGACGCGTTCGCGTTCCCGATGACGATGGGCACGTACTTCCTCCTGCTCGGCATGGCAGGGGCGGTGCACCGGATCGTCGTGCTCGAGCCACGCCGTCCCGCGGCGCTGGCGCAGACGAAGCCGGCCGTCCCGCACCCGCGGCGCTGGGTCGGCGCGGTGCGCCGCCGCCTCCGCCGCGCGCGCTGA
- a CDS encoding DUF4082 domain-containing protein produces MALLAVTLTTPALFAATERTSAAAETQSLLPDDLRPRALGDSRPWEVGLKFQVTRPAYAESIQVYRSQTLSSGTIATLWSPTGSPLSTAPSPASGQTGLQTVDLDSPVLLEPGENYVVSYSAPQGRQPQDQRQFTRAVSNGVLRAAPEAGVYSGRLGNFPTRTYRASNYHVDVVVSTGDAGPTTPPPTTTPTTAPTSAPTTAPTSAPTTAPTTAPTSAPTTAPTSQPTTSPTTAPTSPPAGGSNFPTRANTGTPAGWTPTRTINGDHNVTTAGAVVQDLRIVNGNLNIRAANVTVRRVEISSGQISNVFNRQCSNGLVVEDTTILRGSTDIGQPAIQFGGYTARRVKVDGPSEGLRVGGRDYGCGEVSVVDSFVSVNAYAGCERAGSGIDWHGDALQGYNGAKVTVRHSVLKLNPTPYCIGNSAFFYPTQGNTSAVIDNVLVSGGGFVFRLDTPGQVTNLKVAEDSWIYGPSHNQACGAGITWGSGNEYVNYNESTGAWSSSRPLSCLGFRG; encoded by the coding sequence ATGGCACTGCTCGCCGTCACACTCACCACCCCAGCCCTGTTCGCCGCCACGGAGCGCACCTCCGCCGCCGCGGAGACGCAGAGCCTCCTCCCCGACGACCTGCGCCCCCGCGCGCTGGGCGACTCCCGCCCCTGGGAGGTCGGGCTGAAGTTCCAGGTCACCCGTCCGGCCTACGCCGAGTCGATCCAGGTGTACCGGAGCCAGACCCTCAGCAGCGGCACGATCGCGACCCTGTGGTCGCCCACCGGCTCGCCGCTGTCGACCGCGCCCTCCCCCGCCTCGGGCCAGACCGGCCTGCAGACGGTGGACCTCGACTCCCCCGTGCTGCTCGAGCCCGGTGAGAACTACGTCGTCTCCTACTCCGCACCCCAGGGCCGCCAGCCCCAGGACCAGCGCCAGTTCACCCGTGCGGTGAGCAACGGCGTGCTGCGGGCCGCCCCGGAGGCGGGTGTCTACAGCGGACGCCTCGGCAACTTCCCGACGCGGACGTACCGCGCCTCGAACTACCACGTCGACGTGGTGGTCTCCACCGGCGACGCCGGGCCCACGACGCCCCCGCCCACCACGACGCCCACCACGGCCCCGACCTCGGCACCCACCACGGCTCCGACCTCGGCACCCACCACGGCTCCGACGACAGCGCCGACCAGTGCTCCGACCACGGCACCGACGAGCCAGCCCACCACGAGCCCGACGACCGCGCCGACGAGCCCGCCGGCGGGAGGCTCCAACTTCCCGACCCGAGCCAACACCGGAACGCCGGCCGGCTGGACCCCCACCCGCACGATCAACGGTGACCACAACGTCACCACGGCCGGCGCGGTGGTCCAGGACCTGCGGATCGTGAACGGCAACCTCAACATCCGCGCGGCGAACGTCACCGTCCGGCGGGTCGAGATCAGCAGCGGGCAGATCAGCAACGTCTTCAACCGCCAGTGCTCCAACGGGCTGGTCGTCGAGGACACGACGATCCTGCGCGGGTCGACCGACATCGGCCAGCCGGCCATCCAGTTCGGCGGCTACACCGCTCGCCGGGTCAAGGTGGACGGTCCGTCCGAGGGCCTGCGCGTCGGTGGCCGCGACTACGGCTGCGGCGAGGTCTCCGTCGTCGACTCGTTCGTCAGCGTGAACGCCTACGCCGGCTGCGAGCGTGCCGGCAGTGGCATCGACTGGCACGGCGACGCGCTGCAGGGCTACAACGGCGCCAAGGTCACGGTGCGGCACTCGGTGCTGAAGCTGAACCCGACGCCGTACTGCATCGGCAACTCGGCGTTCTTCTACCCCACCCAGGGCAACACCAGTGCCGTGATCGACAACGTGCTCGTGTCCGGCGGCGGCTTCGTCTTCCGCCTTGACACCCCGGGTCAGGTCACCAACCTCAAGGTGGCCGAGGACTCCTGGATCTACGGGCCGAGCCACAACCAGGCCTGCGGCGCCGGGATCACCTGGGGCTCGGGGAACGAGTACGTCAACTACAACGAGAGCACCGGAGCCTGGTCGTCCAGTCGCCCGCTCTCGTGCCTGGGCTTCCGCGGCTGA
- a CDS encoding glycosyltransferase family 4 protein: MSNAPASRPHVLVIVQNLPVPLDRRVWLECRALIAAGFDVSVICPKGPGDPSAETLDGVRIHKYRPAPQASGALGYLVEFVYSWLRTAWLSLRVWRERPFQAIQACNPPDTYWALARLWRRRGVAFVFDQHDLNPELFLSRFGEPSSLMQRLQFSFLKWLERRTYATADHVISTNESYKRIALERGGFRPEDVTVVRSGPDTSTMRPIHDPGAPTPTRHTLAYLGIMGPQDGVETVLDVMDELVHRRGRTDVDAVLMGFGDCYEDLRRRSTELGLDHLVSFTGRVGPAEIARHLSAATVGLCPDLKTPLNDVSTMNKTMEYMAYALPTVSFDLVETRVSAGETCLFVESGDIGAFTDAVERLLDDPELRVRLAREARERVSTHLDWKPQSAAYVGVWRALLGTTDEAGPVRKNYVDLVTQEEFERFVLSRGPVPPAS; the protein is encoded by the coding sequence ATGTCGAACGCGCCCGCATCCCGGCCGCACGTCCTCGTGATCGTCCAGAACCTGCCGGTTCCGCTGGACCGCCGCGTGTGGCTCGAGTGCCGGGCGCTGATCGCCGCCGGGTTCGACGTCAGCGTGATCTGCCCCAAGGGCCCGGGCGACCCGTCCGCGGAGACCCTCGACGGGGTCCGCATCCACAAGTACCGTCCGGCGCCGCAGGCCTCGGGCGCTCTCGGGTACCTCGTGGAGTTCGTCTACTCGTGGCTGCGCACCGCCTGGCTCTCGCTGCGCGTGTGGCGCGAGCGCCCCTTCCAGGCGATCCAGGCCTGCAACCCGCCCGACACCTACTGGGCGCTGGCCCGGCTGTGGCGCCGGCGCGGCGTGGCATTCGTCTTCGACCAGCACGACCTCAATCCCGAGCTCTTCCTCTCGCGCTTCGGCGAGCCCTCCTCGCTCATGCAGCGCCTGCAGTTCTCCTTCCTGAAGTGGCTCGAGCGCCGCACGTACGCCACGGCGGACCACGTCATCTCAACGAACGAGTCGTACAAGCGGATCGCCCTCGAGCGCGGCGGGTTCCGTCCGGAGGACGTCACCGTGGTGCGCAGCGGCCCGGACACCTCGACGATGCGGCCGATCCACGATCCGGGTGCCCCCACGCCCACCCGCCACACGCTGGCCTACCTCGGGATCATGGGCCCGCAGGACGGCGTGGAGACCGTGCTCGACGTCATGGACGAGCTCGTGCACCGGCGCGGACGCACCGATGTCGACGCCGTCCTCATGGGCTTCGGCGACTGCTACGAGGACCTGCGCCGGCGCTCCACCGAGCTGGGCCTGGATCACCTCGTCAGCTTCACCGGTCGGGTCGGTCCGGCCGAGATCGCGCGCCACCTCAGCGCCGCCACGGTGGGGCTGTGCCCCGACCTCAAGACGCCGCTCAACGACGTCTCCACGATGAACAAGACGATGGAGTACATGGCCTACGCGCTGCCCACCGTCTCGTTCGACCTCGTGGAGACCCGGGTCTCGGCAGGTGAGACATGTCTGTTCGTCGAATCGGGTGACATCGGCGCCTTCACCGATGCCGTCGAGCGCCTGCTCGACGACCCGGAACTGCGCGTCAGGCTGGCGCGAGAGGCCCGCGAACGCGTTTCGACCCACTTGGACTGGAAACCGCAGTCGGCGGCTTACGTCGGCGTCTGGAGGGCCCTGCTGGGTACCACGGACGAGGCCGGACCAGTCAGAAAGAACTATGTGGACTTGGTCACACAGGAGGAGTTCGAGCGCTTCGTGCTCTCGCGGGGCCCAGTCCCACCCGCATCCTGA
- a CDS encoding serine O-acetyltransferase, which produces MTTDQEPAKPTAPVVTDPTEWDMSTWQGLLDIVREDMASHAPGWLVPAKHMLAVHRFGEWVHAPGRGFLVRRLGRVLYKFVNAAYVRNVLGFEVSHDTAIGHRVVFVHQNGVVLQPGAVIGDDCMIYHGVTLGRRWEPDHAESYYAPPRIGRGVHLGVGSVVIGAVRVGDGAKVGPNAVVVTDVPAGGSVVSPPARSLRLR; this is translated from the coding sequence ATGACGACAGACCAGGAGCCCGCGAAGCCGACCGCGCCGGTCGTCACCGACCCCACCGAATGGGACATGTCGACGTGGCAGGGCCTGCTCGACATCGTCCGCGAGGACATGGCCTCGCACGCTCCCGGCTGGCTCGTGCCCGCCAAGCACATGCTCGCGGTGCACCGCTTCGGCGAGTGGGTCCACGCTCCCGGGCGCGGCTTCCTCGTCCGCCGCCTGGGCCGGGTGCTCTACAAGTTCGTCAACGCCGCGTACGTCCGGAACGTGCTGGGGTTCGAGGTCAGCCACGACACGGCGATCGGTCACCGCGTGGTCTTCGTCCACCAGAACGGCGTGGTGCTCCAGCCGGGCGCCGTCATCGGCGACGACTGCATGATCTACCACGGCGTCACCCTCGGCCGCCGGTGGGAGCCCGACCACGCGGAGTCGTACTACGCGCCGCCCCGGATCGGCCGCGGCGTCCACCTCGGCGTGGGCAGCGTCGTCATCGGAGCGGTGCGCGTCGGCGACGGCGCCAAGGTCGGTCCCAACGCGGTCGTCGTCACCGACGTCCCGGCCGGCGGCAGCGTGGTGTCGCCCCCCGCCCGGTCGCTGAGGCTGCGATGA